The window ACAATTCACTTATTAGGAGCCAAAGTTTGGTACTGCATCACTTTTCCAATTTTTGTTTGAACTGAATCTATAACTTCATCAGACTTTTACGCAAGTAAATAAGTAACTCAGTAAAAAAAGAGGAATATACTGAGGAATTGGAATTATCTCTTCCTACGTCATCTCTTCCCTCCTCGAGTATTACTGCTATAATCTTCGAAGAATTAACATTTCTATGCTTATTTTTGGATTGGGCAGTGTGATGAACTTGATGTTCTGCAACTGGAATGGATGTCCAAATTCCTGGACGACTCTGATTCCTTCCCCCTCGACCTTCCAAGCTGCAACGCTGTCACCAACAATGGCAATGACGAAAACAGCGATGCCCAACCCAAAGCCAAAGCTCACTCTTTCTTCCGCACCTCCAGTCCGGTCTCTGTTCTCGAAGATAACACTAGGGGCAGCGGCGGCAgcgactcctcctcgtcctcttcctcctcgtcatcCTGGACTTCGGCTTCGTACTGCAAGGATGCGAAGGTTCTGCTTCCTCCTATCAGTCCTCCGGAAGCGCCTTCAGTCATGGCCGTCCCCGCCCGCGCGCGCAGCAAGCGCCCGCGACCCGCCGCCTTCTCGCTTCGCCCCCACGTCACCATACCCTACCTCCCGCCGTCCTCCGACGCGGTCACCGAAGTCCACCCACTCTCCGCCGACGCCAACTCCGACCCTGAGAGCTTCGGCGAGTCATGCCCCCCGCCTCCTCCACCGAAGAAGAAAAACAGCCAGAAGACTCCGGCCGCCACTGCCGACGGGGAGGAGTCGGGCTCGCCTCCGCCGGTGAGGAAGTGCATGCACTGCGAGATACAGAAGACCCCTCAGTGGAGGGCCGGCCCCATGGGGCCCAAGACTCTCTGCAACGCCTGCGGTGTCCGGTACAAGTCCGGGCGGCTTTTCCCGGAGTACCGCCCCGCCGCCAGCCCCACCTTCGTCCCATCAATCCACTCCAATTCCCACAAGAAGGTGGTGGAGATGCGTATCAAGGCGAGCCAGAAGGTCGCCCCCGCCGGCGCCGCCATGTCTTCCTCCTCCGACGGCTGTGATCTCCTCGAGTACATCCGTCGGCGGGAGTGAAACGAAGACGACATACTTAGCTGCTGCAGTTCTTCTTTCCCCTTGATTTAGAAGTGTAGTCATCCCGGTTTCTGATTTCTcttgctttattattattattattattattattattattattattattattattattagtattattcctGTATTCCCCTTAAATTTTGTACAGAGGAGGGAAGCGAAAGAGAAGACGCTTTTAGAGGAGGGATAGGCAGAGCACCACAGGTAGGAGGTAGCCGAGAAAACAAAgacagaggaggaagagagacaaCTAGCTATTATAGTTAGCAGCGAGGAGAAGGGGAGGGGAGATTAGAAGGGGCTACTGAAGGGGAACACTAGTTTGATCGCTGGAGCTTGGTGTATTAAATTCTTTTTGCAGTTGAAGATTGATTGATGGTGATTACTAGGaagatttataaatatatataaatatatttgattTACATCGACAATTTTCTCTTGTCATTTCACCATGCCGTGTAGAGACCAATTTAAAGTCAACGAGTGTGTTGACTTTTCAGCCCGGAGCAGCAGTAATTTGTGACACGTATAACTTGAACCATGCAGTTGCtgttttacccccccccccccttgttGTTGCACCCATGGGATTAGGCAGCACATGTGAATGGACAGAGAAAGGTGAGGTGACGGCACAACTGTCGGTTGGGTCCCACCCTCAATGACCGAAGGATTTGTATGTAAAAAACTGGGGATCTTCTCTAATGGTAATTTTCTATCGGAGTCCTCAAAAACTTGCATCTCAATCGTAGTTATCCACTGTTAATGAGACCGAACTATGATTTGATGGGTTCACCCGCCACTTAATGATGCAATTTGGTGCTTGCAATAATATTTGATGAGTAATAGTTGGCTATGATTTTGACAAggatcgaagcgatcattatagcattcattcattcattcggtGTTCCCCTGCTGCCAATTCAGTGTGGCAGCAACTTCCCGTGTACACTTTGTTTGTAACCAACCCTATTTAACTACTTTCATCTTAAGATAATTATGTTTACACGTAATTAGTTTTGTATGTTTCTTCCTATTGTTTCCCATATCTCAATACATACCCTCATTTCAGTACAGTAAGCTTAAGTAGCTGATGACTTTTGGTAAATTTCATTGATTATTTAACTTATATGAAAATGAACCCCTCTATTAAGTATTTCAAATTTAATTTGATATGTTATCCATCAAGTGTTAAAACTTGTTAAGATTTCTTTGGTTGTTTGAATTAGGGCTCAACCTCGTGGTAAATTTTGACAGGAACCGGATAGAAGATTATGACATTGTTTATCGATGCTTAGACTATTGATATAAACATCGATATAGATGCATACTATCACATTATCTTATACATATTATTTTTCACTCAAAAGATAATTAAAGTGTGAAGGATTGGAAGATCACAATCCTttctcaaataataataacaaggtaTTACTAATCCAAGATCAAActaaatagaagaagaaaaattcaagatgaaaaagaaaaattttattaaacttttaatcttaaaaaaaatattgaaaaattGAGAGATCACCTTGGATAATATTCAAATTATTCTTTAAATACTGAAGTCGATTTATATTCTTTTTGTTGAACAATGCATTAAGAGTGATTCAAATATATGAAACTGATTTATAATGAATAATGTATTCAAAGAGATCATGAGAAACAGatctatttaataaaaaattaacctTTGCATTTAAAAGCCTCCATTTCTTCATGGCGTCTCCATCTACAGTTATCTGGTGGTGTTATTGCATTGTCGCATCCTATAGATCTTCCCCTATAAGATAAGACTCCAAACAAGTCTTTTAATTAGACTAATT of the Musa acuminata AAA Group cultivar baxijiao chromosome BXJ3-2, Cavendish_Baxijiao_AAA, whole genome shotgun sequence genome contains:
- the LOC135631767 gene encoding GATA transcription factor 8-like isoform X1, with product MLTFSFLPWKPSPLVSSCLTPSVQYTRTLTMTKRTPPASLVRERGYCDHMEDVMGDLFEHIDDLLDFPDDVLGLVEPCNQSAHLFLPAATVPASADGLLGGVGEDSLDGSSSRSNKSGAPFSAAEDKLGPCDELDVLQLEWMSKFLDDSDSFPLDLPSCNAVTNNGNDENSDAQPKAKAHSFFRTSSPVSVLEDNTRGSGGSDSSSSSSSSSSWTSASYCKDAKVLLPPISPPEAPSVMAVPARARSKRPRPAAFSLRPHVTIPYLPPSSDAVTEVHPLSADANSDPESFGESCPPPPPPKKKNSQKTPAATADGEESGSPPPVRKCMHCEIQKTPQWRAGPMGPKTLCNACGVRYKSGRLFPEYRPAASPTFVPSIHSNSHKKVVEMRIKASQKVAPAGAAMSSSSDGCDLLEYIRRRE
- the LOC135631767 gene encoding GATA transcription factor 4-like isoform X2, with the translated sequence MEDVMGDLFEHIDDLLDFPDDVLGLVEPCNQSAHLFLPAATVPASADGLLGGVGEDSLDGSSSRSNKSGAPFSAAEDKLGPCDELDVLQLEWMSKFLDDSDSFPLDLPSCNAVTNNGNDENSDAQPKAKAHSFFRTSSPVSVLEDNTRGSGGSDSSSSSSSSSSWTSASYCKDAKVLLPPISPPEAPSVMAVPARARSKRPRPAAFSLRPHVTIPYLPPSSDAVTEVHPLSADANSDPESFGESCPPPPPPKKKNSQKTPAATADGEESGSPPPVRKCMHCEIQKTPQWRAGPMGPKTLCNACGVRYKSGRLFPEYRPAASPTFVPSIHSNSHKKVVEMRIKASQKVAPAGAAMSSSSDGCDLLEYIRRRE